Proteins encoded together in one Amblyomma americanum isolate KBUSLIRL-KWMA chromosome 1, ASM5285725v1, whole genome shotgun sequence window:
- the LOC144115186 gene encoding uncharacterized protein LOC144115186: MWDICDRSSDQEANSDGYGSELETFLYSSIYHDAQEEASLPEASPTAISNSDADAPVLTVVQSRKRRADAEELKCVVKKVKRSKMRALAALAAEPKPSASPTADCILLSSDDDEVMVFSEDSQERIALNVVETSQDKENKSGLWHVDAEDLYRDSRGFRYHHTLANIHCRNCDQMGHLSKHCTQPKINVCPFCSELGHDAKRCPQRMCSRCYMQGHVLAECKQTFVPTCSLCNTKGHPDERCPDLWRRYHMTTKDGPIVRARVKMRPREERYCFNCGRQGHYGHQCHQRKHGNPSTPYIISYKDPFRPEQPPLVLRDEKRKQRVDKKRRLKNEQLQKWLETVQCNGQATPRHKKTRHGKKRQAPLDHGQTSGMVQNGETAQSERPPSEPRGRAAGNCEGQQATPGAPAAKRQKKSPAKAAMSKSAWRRRKLREKKKKAREQQKQQQMKNPYQGEESNYGQCSTFDNPSFYMPNNWCNKTFWGYY; this comes from the exons ATGTGGGACATTTGCGACAGAAGCTCGGATCAGGAAGCGAACAGCGATGGGTATGGTAGCGAGCTCGAGACGTTTCTATACTCCAGTATCTACCACGATGCACAGGAAGAAGCATCACTGCCCGAGGCGTCGCCGACTGCCATCAGCAACAGTGACGCGGATGCGCCGGTACTAACGGTCGTTCAGTCGAGAAAGCGTCGTGCCGACGCAGAAGAGTTGAAATGTGTCGTGAAGAAGGTGAAGAGAAGCAAAATGCGTGCATTAGCAGCCCTCGCCGCAGAGCCGAAACCCAGCGCATCGCCTACGGCCGACTGCATTTTGCTGAGCAGTGATGACGACGAAGTGATGGTCTTCAGCGAAGACAGCCAGGAGCGCATTGCTCTGAACGTGGTGGAAACGTCGCAAGACAAGGAAAACAAAT CTGGCCTCTGGCATGTGGATGCCGAAGATCTGTACCGTGACAGCCGGGGTTTCCGATACCATCACACCTTGGCCAACATACACTGCCGCAACTGTGACCAAATGGGGCACTTATCTAAGCACTGCACTCAACCGAAG ATCAACGTGTGTCCCTTCTGCTCAGAGCTTGGTCATGATGCCAAGCGCTGCCCTCAACGCATGTGCTCACGTTGTTATATGCAAGGTCATGTGTTGGCTGAGTGCAAGCAGACATTTGTGCCTACGTGCAGCCTATGCAACACCAAGGGCCACCCTGACGAG CGCTGTCCAGACTTGTGGCGGCGGTACCATATGACG ACTAAGGATGGTCCCATTGTTCGAGCTCGCGTCAAGATGCGCCCACGAGAAGAACGCTATTGCTTCAACTGCGGTCGCCAGGGGCACTATGGCCAT CAATGCCACCAGCGGAAACATGGGAACCCATCAACACCCTACATCATCTCATACAAAGACCCATTTCGCCCTGAGCAGCCACCACTTGTGCTTAGAG ATGAAAAACGGAAGCAGCGTGTAGATAAGAAGCGCAGGTTGAAGAATGAACAGCTTCAGAAGTGGCTGGAGACGGTGCAGTGCAATGGGCAAGCCACACCACGTCACAAGAAAACACGTCACGGTAAGAAGAGGCAAGCGCCGCTGGACCATGGGCAAACGAGTGGCATGGTTCAAAATGGAGAGACAGCACAGTCTGAAAGACCGCCTTCGGAGCCACGTGGGCGCGCAGCAGGGAATTGTGAAGGCCAGCAAGCTACACCGGGAGCACCGGCTGCAAAGCGGCAGAAGAAGTCGCCTGCGAAAGCAGCCATGAGCAAGAGTGCATGGAGGAGGCGGAAGttgagggagaaaaaaaagaaggcgagAGAACAACAGAAGCAGCAACAGATGAAAAATCCTTACCAGGGGGAAGAAAGCAACTATGGCCAGTGTTCCACCTTCGACAACCCTAGTTTTTACATGCCCAACAACTGGTGCAACAAAACGTTCTGGGGTTACTATTAG